GTCACCTTCTCATCCACTGGCTGCTCCAGCCACCGATCTCTCCCGGTGGCATCGCGAGCCCCCGTCAGCAGCTCCAGCCATTCAGTCCCCATGCTGATATCCCAGCCCATTCTCCCCCGCCAGTCACCCCATCACCACTTCTCTCCTTGTGGCAACTTTAACTCTTGCCCGCCGTCCGCTCCATCTCCCGTTCAACTTGTTGTCTACTCCAATTCCCGTTCTTACCCTCTGGCCTctccagccccggttctccaTCGCCGACCACTCCAAACCCGTCTCGTCCACTGGCTGCTTCAGCCCCCGTTTTCTCATGTTTGCCGCACCAGCTCCAGTTCACCCATGCCGGCCGTTCCAGCACTCTCAGCTGCTCTCGCCGTGCAATCCGCATGCTCTCAGCCCAGCCCCTTCTCCTCCGCAAGTTGCCCCAACCAATTTATCTCCCGGCAGCCGCTCCAGCCGCCGTTCTCCATCTCTGGTCCATCCAGCACCGGTTGACTCACGCTGGTCAGTCCTGCCCCGGTGCTGCTCTAGCGCTGCAGACGACATGCTGACTGCACTGCTCACTTCTTCCCCACCATTTGCCCCAAATAATTTCTCTCCCGgtggcagctccagctccctTTTCCCCCGCCAGTTGCCCTAACCCCCCTTCTCTCCCGGTGGCAATACCAGCTCACGTGTCTACCGCCGACCGTAGCAGTCCCCTTTTAGTCTAGTTGCCGCTCTAGCCCCCGTCTTTCTACGGCGGACACTCCAGATCGCGTTCTTCCCGCCAGCCGTCCAGCCCCCGTTTTCTCACGTTGGCCGCTTCTGATACTATTCTTCccggccggccactccagccGGTTCTCCCCTGCCTGTCGCTCGAGCTATCTTCGGCTGCCCTAGCCCAGCAGTCCCCATGCTCTCcgcccagtccccttctcctcCGTCATTTGCCCCAACCCATTACTCTCCCGCCGGCAGATCAAGTCCCCGTTCCCCACCGTTGACCGCTCCTTTCACCTTTTCGTCAACTGTCTTCTCCAGAACCCATTCTCTCCCGCTGGCCACTCCAGATCCcatgctgctctagccctgcattcCCCATGCTGACATCCAAGCCCATTCTCCCCCGCCAGTCACCCCATCACCACTTCTCTCCTTGCGGCAACTCTAACTCTTGCCCGACGTCCGCTCCATCTCCCGTTCAACTTGCTGTCTACTCGAATTCCCCTTCttaccctctgacctccccagTCCCGGCTCTCCATCGCCGAACGCTCCAGTCCCCTTATTGTACACTGGCTGTACAAGACCCCGTTTTCTCATGTTGGACGTACCAGCCCCTGTTCACCCATGCCGGCCGTTCCAGCACTGTCAGCTGCTCTCGCCCTGCAATCGGCATGCTCCcagcccagcccccttctcctcaGCAAGTTTACCCAACCAATCTCTCTCCCGGCAGTAGCTCCTGCTCCCGTTCTCCATCTCTGGTCCATCCAGCCCCGGTTGTCTCACGCTGGTCACTCCAGCCTCggtgctgctctagccctgcagatcCCATGCTGACTGCACAGCTCACTTCTGCCGCACAATTTGCCCCAAATAACCTCCCTCCCGGTGGCAGCTCCAGCTCCCGTCTACACCGCCGACCGCAGCAGTCCCCTTTTAGTCTAGTTGCAGCTCTTGCCCCCATCTTTCTACGGCGGCCACTCCAGACCGAGTTCTTCCCCTCCAGCCGTCCATCCCCCGTTTTCTCCCGCTGGCCGCCTCTGACCCTATTTTTTCCGGCCGTCCACTCCAGCCCGCGTTCTCCCCTGCCTGTCGCTCGAGCCcccttcagctgctctagcccagcagtccccatgctgtccgcccagtccccttctcctcCGTCATTTGCCCCAACCCTTTTTTCTCCCGCCGGCAGATCAAGCTCCCCTTCCCCACCGTTAACCGCTCCTGTCACCTTCTCGTCAACTGTCTTCTCCAGACCCCGTTCTCTCCCGCTGGCCACTGCAGCTCCCGTACTGCTCTAGCCTTGCATTCCCCATGCTGACATCTCAGCCCCTTCTCCCCCGTCAGTCAACCCAACCCCCATTCTCTTCTTGCGGCAGCTCTAACTCCGTACTTGCCTGCGGTAACCTCAATCTCCGTTCTCTCAGGCTGTCTGCTCGTACTCCCGTTCTTACACTCTGGCCACTCCAGTCCCGGTTCTCCATCGCCGACGCCTCCAGTCACCTTCTCGTCCACTGGCTGCTTCTGCCCCTGTTTTTTCGCTTTACGCTGCAGCCCCCGTCAGCTACTCTAGCCCTGCTATCGGGATGCTCTTAGCCTAGCCCCCTTTTACTCCGCTGTTCTCGTCCATTCAGCCCGCGTTATTACCCTCCGGCCACTCCTGACCCCGTCTACAGCTCTCGCACAGCAGTCCCCAAGCTATCAGCCAAGCACCCTTCTTCTACGGCAATTGCCACAAACCATTTCCCTCACACCGGCAGATCCAGCACCCGTTCTCTACAGCTGACCTCTCCTGTCATCTCCTCGACTACTGGCTCTAACAGCCGCCGTTCTCTCCCTTAGGCAGCCTCTGACGTCGTTCTCAGCCGAAACACGCTCCATCCCGAGTCCTCCACCGCCGACCTCTCCAGTCCCAGTACTCTCATGCTGGGTGCTCCAGCTCCCGTTATCTTCCGCTGGCCGCTTCTTACCCGGTTCTTCCCCACCGGCGTAATCAGacagctttcttcactgcctggcgttccagcccccgtcagctgctctagccgtgcAGACGACAAGGTGTAAGCCCAGCCCCCTATTCGCCCTTCAGTCGCGCCAACCACATTCTCTCCCGCCGGCAGGTCCATCCCTGTTGCGCCCCACGCATCTGCCCCCTCACGCCCCAGCCACAGCAGTCCCGGttctccagcgccgaccgctccagtcaCCTTCTTGTAGACGGTCTGCTCCAGACCCCGTGTTCTCATGTTGGCCGCACCACCACCAGTTCACCCATGACAGCCGTTCCAGCACTGTCAGCTGCTCTCACCCTGCAATCGGCATGCTCTCAGCCCAGCCCTCTTCTCCTCCGCAAGTTTCCCCAACCAATTTCTCTCCCGCTGGCCAGTCCAGCTCCCATGCTGCTCTAGCCCTATATTCCCCATGCTGACAtcccagccccttctcccccgTCAGTCAACCCAACCCCCTTCTCTTCTTGCGGCAGCTCAAACTCCGTACATTCCCGCGGACCGCTCAATCTCCGGTCTCTCACGCTGCTGCTCATTCCTGTTCTTACACTCTGGCCACTCCAGCCCTGGATCTCTAACCCCGACCGCTCCAGTCCCTATCTCGTCCACGGGCTGCTCCAGTTCCCGTTCTTCCCAGCCGGCAACGTTGTGCCCCGTTtctccggccgctccagcctctgtTCTCCCCTGCCAGCTGCTCTAGCCGTACAGTTCCCATGCTGACCGCCCAGCCACCTTCTCCGTCCATTTTCCccaacccccttctctcccactggcTTTTCCAGAGCCCGTGCATCTCAAACAGCCGTTCCATCCCCAGTCCTCCACTGCGAACCACTCGATACCCCGTCCTCTCAAGCTGGCTGCTCCAGTCCCCGTTTCCTCCCGCTGGCCGCTTCTGACCATGTTCTTCCCCGCTGGCCACTCCAACCCGCGTTCTCCCCTGCCAGTCGTTCGAGCCcccttcagctgctctagccctgcagtccccttGCTATCAGCCCAGTCCCCTTTTCCTCCGCCATTTGTCTCAACCCATTTCTCCACGCCGGCTGTTCAAGTCCACTTGCCCACCGTTGACCTCTCCTGTCACCTTCTCGTCCAATGGCTGCTACAGCCACCGAACTCTCCCGGTGGCATCGCCAGCCCCCGTCAGCAGCTCCAGCcatgcagtccccatgctgatatCCCAGCCCATTCTCCCCGCCAGTCACCCCATCACCACTTCTATCCTTGCGGCAACTCTAACTCTTGCCCGCCGTCCGCTCCATCTCCCGTTCAACTTGCTGTATACTCGAATTCCCGTTCTTACCCTCTGACCTCTCCAGCCCCGGCTCTCCAtcgccgaccgctccagtccccttcttgTACACTGGCTGCACAAGACCCCGTTTACTCATGTTGGACGTACCAGCCCCTGTTCACCCATGCCGGCCGTTCCAGCACTGTCAACTGCTCTCGCCCTGCAATCGGCATGCTCCCAGCCCAGCCCCCTTCTTCTCCGCATGTTGCCCCAACCAATTTCTCTCCCGGCAGCAGTCCAGCCCCCGTTCTACATCTCTGGTCCATCCAGCCCCGGTTGTCTCACGCTGGTCACTCCAGCCTCggtgctgctctagccctgcagatcCCATGCTGACTGCACAGCTCACTTCTGCCGCACAATTTGCCCCAAATAACCTCCCTCCCGGTGGCAGCTCCAGCTCCCGTCTACACCGCCGACCGCAGCAGTCCCCTTTTAGTCTAGTTGCAGCTCTTGCCCCCATCTTTCTACGGCGGCCACTCCAGACCGAGTTCTTCCCCTCCAGTCGTCAATCCCCCGTTTTCTCCCTCTGGCCGCTTCTGACCCTATTCTTCccggccggccactccagcccgcgTTCTCCCCTGCCTGTCGCGCGAGCCcccttcagctgctctagcccagcagtccccatgctgtccgcccagtccccttctcctcCGTCATTTGCCACAAGACATTTCTCTCCCGCCGGCAGATCAACTCCCCGTTCCCCACCGTTGACCGCTCTTGTTACCTTCTGGTCAACTGTCTTCTCCAGACCCCGTTCTCTCCTGCTTGCCACTCCAGCTCCcgtgctgctctagccctgcattcCCCATGCTGACATCTCAGCCCCTTCTCCCCCGTCAGTCAACCCAACCCCCCTTCTCTTCTTGCGGCAGCTCTAACTCCGTACTTTCCTGCGGTCAGCTCAATCTCCGTTCTCTCACGCTGTCTGCTCGTACTCCCGTTCTTACACTCTGGCCACTCCAGCCGCTGTTCTCCAtcgccgaccgctccagtccccttctcgtcCACTGGCTGCTTCAGCCCCTGTTCTTTCACGCTTTGCGCTGCAGtccccgtcagctgctctagctCTGCTCTCGGGATGCTCTTAGCCTATCGTCCTTTTCCTCCGCTGTACTCGTCCATCCAGCCCGCGTTACTACCCTCCGGCCACTCCAGACCCCGTCAACTGCTCTCGCACAGCAGTCCCCAAGCTATCAGCCAAGCACCCTTCTTCTACGGCAATTGCCACAAACCATTTCCCTCACACCGGCAGATCCAGCACCCGTTCTCTACAGCTGACCTCTCCTGTCATCTTCTCTACTACTGGCTCTACCAGCCGCCATTCTCTCCCTTAGGCCGCCGCTGACGGCGTTCTCAGCCGAAACACGCTCCATCCCGAGTCCTCCACCGCCGACCTCTCCAGTCGCAGTACGCTCATGCTGGGTGCTCCAGCTCCCGTTATCTTCCGCTGTCCGCTTCTTACCCCGTTCTTCCCCAACGGCGTAACCAGCCAGCTTTCTTCCCTGCCGGCGTTCCAGCCCCTGTCAGCTGCTCTAGCGGTGCAGACGACAAGAGGTAAGCCCAGCCCCCTATTCGCTCTTCAGTCGCACCAACCACATTCTCtcccgccggctgctccagccccgttCCGCCCCACTCATCTGCCCCCTCACGCCCCGGCCACAGCAGCCCCGGTTCTCCAGCGCCGACCGTTCCAGTCCCCTTCTTGTACACGGTCTGCTCCAGAACCCGTGTTCTCATGTTGGCCGCACGACCACCAGTTCACCCATGACGGCCGTTCCAGCACTGTCAGCTGCTCTCACACTGCAATCGGCATGCACTCAGCCCA
This region of Narcine bancroftii isolate sNarBan1 chromosome 12 unlocalized genomic scaffold, sNarBan1.hap1 SUPER_12_unloc_2, whole genome shotgun sequence genomic DNA includes:
- the LOC138750155 gene encoding uncharacterized protein; the encoded protein is MLTSKPILPRQSPHHHFSPCGNSNSCPTSAPSPVQLAVYSNSPSYPLTSPVPALHRRTLQSPYCTLAVQDPVFSCWTYQPLFTHAGRSSTVSCSRPAIGMLPAQPPSPQQVYPTNLSPGSSSCSRSPSLVHPAPVVSRWSLQPRCCSSPADPMLTAQLTSAAQFAPNNLPPGGSSSSRLHRRPQQSPFSLVAALAPIFLRRPLQTEFFPSSRPSPVFSRWPPLTLFFPAVHSSPRSPLPVARAPFSCSSPAVPMLSAQSPSPPSFAPTLFSPAGRSSSPSPPLTAPVTFSSTVFSRPRSLPLATAAPVLL